A stretch of the Lolium perenne isolate Kyuss_39 chromosome 3, Kyuss_2.0, whole genome shotgun sequence genome encodes the following:
- the LOC139838265 gene encoding uncharacterized protein: MARAGHPCLAAAAKAQDLHPGRFPLCRRIPDSPNCRFLLTLATGLPAGVGDDGAWFASSLGIAMIQQPFQLFLACGIKRVEGRRRASSETLVVRCSAGVFLGVARRQPGRGFARHLHAPHLKMSFTPNPKPHSRRRPSGAPHPAGKPWTRPALKPQRRRDSSAGHQGLHASFDEDVDSWTVLMTNAPC, translated from the exons ATGGCACGCGCCGGCCACCCCTGCCTCGCGGCCGCCGCCAAAGCTCAGGATCTGCACCCCGGACGATTCCCTCTCTGCCGCCGCATCCCCGATTCCCCAAATTGCAGATTTTTGCTAACCCTAGCAACGGGCCTGCCTGCCGGCGTCGGCGACGACGGAGCATGGTTTGCCTCCTCGCTGGGCATTGCCATGATTCAACAGCCGTTTCAGCTGTTCCTCGCCTGCGGCATCAAGCGCGTCGAGGGCCGCCGCCGCGCGAGCTCCGAGACCCTCGTCGTACGCTGCTCCGCCGGCGTGTTTCTCGGGGTCGCCCGACGGCAGCCTGGCCGTGGGTTCGCGCGCCACCTCCATGCGCCCCATTTGAAGATGTCGTTCACCCCCAACCCCAAGCCCCACAGCCGACGCCGCCCTTCAGGTGCACCTCACCCGGCGGGGAAGCCATGGACACGGCCGGCTCTCAAGCCTCAACGCCGACGCGACAGTTCAGCAGGACACCAAG GTTTGCATGCCAGTTTTGACGAGGATGTTGACTCCTGGACTGTTCTCATGACAAAT GCACCATGTTGA
- the LOC127345618 gene encoding chitinase CLP-like, translated as MSKPRRLLLAAAVSTLCVLAWTVAGDGGKPLVTAITKDAATFLYSAPVIRNGQPSHQLVLDLSGPIIWSTCAADHRTLDCNSVACMRAHRFHPPGCPHTGYGKPDDDNPYRCKCTAHPHNPVCGATVSGDVTRKALSANATDGRNPLRPVSFVAVTSCAPESLLAKLPVGAVGVAGLARSGLSFPAQVAGTQKVAKTFALCLLRSGTGVAIFGGGPLFLIPAERPAITDMLAGDTPLRAYRGSPGYFISANKGIAVNQAQVSLPDHASLTIGFSSTIRYTELRRDVYRPFIKAFDQAMGQNARVTAPASAAPFELCYDSSKLSSTRLGYFVPQVDLMLDGGKNWTVFGGNSMAQVDRHTACFAFVEMKEGKTGYGGRAAPAVVIGGFQMEDNLVVFDEEKQQLGFSGLLTGRGFSCSNFNFTMPA; from the coding sequence ATGTCGAAACCTAGACGTCTCCtcctcgccgctgctgtctcgacGCTCTGCGTACTGGCGTGGACGGTGGCCGGCGACGGTGGGAAGCCGCTGGTCACGGCCATCACCAAGGACGCGGCCACCTTCCTCTACAGCGCCCCCGTCATAAGGAACGGGCAGCCGAGCCACCAGCTGGTCCTCGACCTCTCCGGCCCCATCATCTGGTCCACCTGCGCGGCTGACCACCGCACGCTGGACTGCAACAGCGTCGCCTGCATGCGCGCGCACCGCTTCCACCCGCCCGGCTGCCCGCACACCGGCTACGGCAAGCCCGACGACGACAACCCGTACCGCTGCAAGTGCACGGCGCACCCGCACAACCCCGTCTGCGGCGCCACCGTCTCGGGGGACGTGACGCGCAAGGCGCTCTCCGCCAACGCCACCGACGGCAGGAACCCGCTGCGCCCGGTGTCGTTCGTCGCCGTCACGTCCTGCGCGCCGGAATCCCTCCTGGCGAAGCTGCCGGTTGGTGCCGTCGGCGTCGCCGGGCTGGCGCGCTCCGGCCTGTCGTTCCCGGCGCAGGTCGCCGGCACGCAGAAGGTGGCGAAAACGTTCGCGCTCTGCCTCCTGAGATCCGGCACCGGCGTGGCCATCTTCGGCGGGGGCCCTCTCTTCCTCATCCCGGCGGAGCGGCCGGCCATCACGGATATGCTGGCCGGCGACACGCCGCTCCGCGCGTACAGGGGGTCACCCGGCTACTTCATCTCGGCCAACAAGGGCATCGCCGTGAACCAGGCGCAGGTTTCCCTCCCCGACCACGCGTCCCTCACCATTGGGTTCTCCTCCACGATCCGGTACACGGAGCTCCGCCGCGACGTGTACCGTCCGTTCATCAAGGCGTTTGACCAGGCCATGGGCCAGAACGCGAGGGTCACCGCGCCTGCGTCGGCGGCGCCGTTTGAGCTCTGCTACGACTCGTCCAAGCTGTCATCGACGCGGCTCGGCTACTTCGTGCCGCAGGTCGACCTCATGCTGGACGGCGGGAAGAACTGGACGGTGTTCGGCGGCAACTCCATGGCGCAGGTGGACCGCCACACGGCGTGCTTCGCGTTCGTGGAGATGAAGGAGGGCAAGACGGGGTACGGCGGCCGCGCGGCGCCGGCGGTGGTGATCGGAGGGTTCCAGATGGAGGACAACCTTGTGGTGTTCGACGAGGAGAAGCAGCAGCTCGGCTTCAGCGGATTGCTCACTGGCAGGGGGTTCTCGTGCAGTAACTTCAATTTCACCATGCCTGCCTAG
- the LOC127345617 gene encoding chitinase CLP-like, whose protein sequence is MCSTVSSSRHSSCCCHAHARWRTVTGNHQMISKIAKDPVTSLYTISIKADQSPLVVDLAGSLVWSTCPPSAAAHSTVQCESATCAMAKEQSPPRCRYVDGGRFWENRQPGSTECACTVHPLNPVTGECSTGDLTSLAMSANTTNGTMELRPEESFAVLGACAPSRLLTSLPVGATGVAGLSRGPLSLPSQLTAQRGFGNKFALCLPDFAIFGDTPVYLSVPDPRIYIDYTTTIPYTPLVTNPANTGGHYIPVKGISVSWHAADATAALPRGGLDIDVRTGRGGVVLSTTTPYTIMRPDVFRAFAMAFDDAIMRGKIPMTTMRRVQATKPFELCYNGAFPMLKRSGYDMPYIKLELGNGATRNWTLFNSNYMVQVEGAMCVGILPMGPRGMPVAGEPAVVIGGKQLEDNLLVFDLEKQRLGFSMLLPYQLSSCRSSNFFRN, encoded by the exons ATGTGTTCCACCGTGTCATCCTCTCGTCACTCGTCTTGCTGCTGTCATGCTCATGCACGGTGGCGAACAGTGACCGGCAACCACCAAATGATCTCAAAGATCGCCAAGGACCCCGTCACCTCCCTCTACACCATCTCCATCAAGGCCGATCAGTCGCCGCTCGTCGTCGACCTCGCCGGCTCGCTCGTTTGGTCGACGTGCCCGCCGTCAGCGGCAGCGCATAGCACCGTTCAGTGCGAGTCCGCCACCTGCGCCATGGCCAAAGAGCAGTCCCCGCCTCGCTGCCGGTACGTGGACGGCGGCCGGTTCTGGGAAAACCGGCAGCCGGGGTCGACGGAGTGCGCGTGCACCGTCCACCCGCTCAACCCGGTCACTGGCGAGTGCTCCACCGGCGACCTCACGAGCCTCGCCATGTCGGCCAACACCACCAACGGGACCATGGAGCTGCGTCCGGAGGAGTCATTTGCGGTCCTCGGCGCGTGCGCACCGAGCCGCCTGCTGACGTCGCTCCCCGTGGGCGCCACCGGCGTCGCGGGGCTCTCCCGCGGGCCGCTTTCGCTACCGTCGCAGCTCACCGCGCAGCGCGGTTTCGGCAACAAGTTCGCGCTGTGCCTCCCCGACTTCGCGATCTTCGGCGACACGCCGGTGTACCTGTCGGTGCCGGACCCTCGGATCTACATCGACTACACGACAACCATTCCATACACCCCGCTCGTCACCAACCCGGCGAACACCGGCGGGCACTACATCCCTGTGAAGGGCATCTCCGTGTCGTGGCACGCGGCAGACGCGACGGCGGCCCTGCCCCGCGGCGGGCTCGACATCGACGTCCGAACTGGCCGCGGCGGCGTCGTGCTCAGCACCACCACGCCGTACACGATCATGCGGCCCGACGTGTTCCGCGCATTTGCCATGGCCTTCGACGACGCCATAATGAG AGGGAAGATTCCGATGACCACCATGCGGAGGGTACAGGCAACGAAGCCGTTCGAGCTGTGCTACAACGGCGCGTTCCCGATGCTGAAGCGGAGCGGCTACGACATGCCGTACATCAAGCTTGAGCTGGGCAACGGCGCCACGCGGAACTGGACTCTGTTCAACAGCAACTACATGGTGCAGGTGGAAGGGGCAATGTGTGTCGGGATACTGCCGATGGGGCCACGCGGCATGCCGGTGGCCGGCGAGCCGGCGGTAGTGATCGGCGGGAAGCAGCTGGAGGACAACCTGCTGGTGTTCGacctggagaagcagcggctcggGTTCAGCATGCTGCTCCCCTACCAGTTGTCCAGTTGCAGAAGCAGCAATTTCTTCAGAAACTGA